The following proteins are co-located in the Anas platyrhynchos isolate ZD024472 breed Pekin duck chromosome 1, IASCAAS_PekinDuck_T2T, whole genome shotgun sequence genome:
- the OLIG2 gene encoding oligodendrocyte transcription factor 2, protein MDSDASLVSSRPSSPEPDELFLPGRNKGGGGGGFTGGTVSSSTQSDSPPELSAELRSAMSAAGVVVVDKLGFKSSSSSSSSSSSSSSKKDKKQMTEPELQQLRLKINSRERKRMHDLNIAMDGLREVMPYAHGPSVRKLSKIATLLLARNYILMLTNSLEEMKRLVSEIYGGHHAGFHPAACPGGMGAHSAPLPGHPGHPASHPVHHPILPPAAVSSASLPGSGLSAVSSIRPPHGLLKSPSAAAAAAAAAAAPLGSGFQHWGGMPCPCSMCQVSAPPHHHVSGMGAASLPRLATDTK, encoded by the coding sequence ATGGACTCGGACGCCAGCCTGGTCTCCAGCCGCCCTTCGTCGCCGGAGCCCGATGAGCTCTTCCTCCCGGGCAGGAATAaagggggcggcggcgggggcttCACGGGGGGCACCGTGTCCAGCTCCACGCAGAGCGACTCGCCGCCGGAGCTGAGCGCCGAGCTGCGCAGCGCCATGAGCGCCGccggggtggtggtggtggacaAGCTGGGCTTCAAGTCCTCGTCTTCCTCGTCGTCCTCGTCGTCGTCGTCCTCCTCCAAGAAGGACAAGAAGCAGATGACGGagccggagctgcagcagctgcgcCTGAAGATCAACAGCCGCGAGCGCAAGAGGATGCACGACCTCAACATCGCCATGGACGGGCTGCGGGAGGTGATGCCCTACGCGCACGGGCCGTCGGTGCGCAAGCTCTCCAAGATCGCCACGCTGCTGCTGGCCCGCAACTACATCCTCATGCTCACCAACTCGCTGGAGGAGATGAAGCGCCTGGTCAGCGAGATCTACGGCGGCCACCACGCCGGCTTCCACCCCGCCGCCTGCCCCGGCGGCATGGGCGCCCACTCGGCCCCCCTGCCCGGCCACCCGGGCCACCCCGCCTCGCACCCCGTGCACCACCCCATCCTGCCCCCCGCCGCCGTCTCCAGCGCCTCCCTGCCCGGCTCCGGCCTCTCGGCCGTCAGCTCCATCCGACCCCCCCACGGGCTCCTCAAGTCGCcctcggccgccgccgccgccgccgccgccgccgccgcccccctgGGCAGCGGCTTCCAGCACTGGGGGGGGATGCCGTGCCCCTGCAGCATGTGCCAGGTGTCGGCCCCCCCGCACCACCACGTCTCCGGCATGGGGGCCGCCAGCCTGCCCAGACTGGCCACCGACACCAAATGA